In Anaerolineae bacterium, the DNA window GGTTCTGTTCTGGTGGTAGGAGGGGGTGTAGCTGGCATTCGGGCAGCTTCAGACCTGACCGCTGCTGGATTTAAAGTTTACCTTCTGGACAAAGACAGCGCTATCGGCGGGAAGATGGCCCAGCTTGATAAGACTTTCCCCACCAATGACTGCGCTATGTGCATACTCTCCCCTTGGCTAGTAGATATAGGACGAAACCTCAACATAGAAATAATCACTAACGCTGATCTTTTGAGTTTGGAAGGAAAGCCAGGCCGCTTTATAGCGACGATTCGCCGTAGACCTCGCTACGTGGACGAGGCAAAGTGCACAGCCTGTGGCGATTGCACCAAAGTATGTCCTATTACTGTGCCCGATGAATACAATGCTGGGTTCGCTCAACGCCGGGCCATCTATAAACTCTATCCTCAGGCTGTTCCCAATGCTTTTGCTGTATCCAAGCTTGGAATTTCCCCCTGCAAGAACGCCTGTCCTGCTGAGACGAGCGCTCAGGGCTATATAGCTCTAATTACTCAGCGCCGCTACAAAGAAGCTCTGGAAGTGATCAAGCAGTATAATCCGTTTCCTGCCACTGTGGGGCGAGTGTGCACTCATCCGTGTGAGGATGCCTGCAACCGCGGCAAAGTGGATGAACCCATAGCTATTTGTGCTCTCAAACGTTTTGTTGCTGACTACGTTTATGAGCATTTCGGTGATGAACCTGTTTCTAAGATTGAAATTCCTCCTGATGCTCCCAAAGTGGCAGTGGTCGGATCGGGCCCTGCAGGGCTTTCATGCGCTCACCAATTAGTGAGGATGGGGTATCGGGTGACGGTTTTTGAGGCTCTACCTGTGCCTGGCGGGATGATGCGGGTAGGTATACCCCCTTTCCGTCTGCCCAGGGAAATACTGGAGAGAGAAATCAACAACATTATCGCTCAAGGTGTGGAGCTTAAGCTAAACCATCCTGTCCGTGACATCAATTCCCTTTTTGAGCAGGGCTACAAAGCAGTTTTCCTGGCAATTGGTGCTCACGAGCCTCAGGAGTTAGGGATTCCCGGCGAAGACGCTGCGGGCGTTTACCATGGTGTTCCGCTTCTCCGGGCCATAAACCTTGATGAAAAAATTGAGCTGGGGCACCGTGCCGTGGTGATTGGAGGCGGAAATACCGCCTTAGACGTGTCTCGGACTCTTCGTCGTCTGGGTGTGGAAGAAGTTATCGTCGTCTATCGCCGTTCCCGTGAGGAGATGCCCGCTAACCCTGAAGAGGTACGCCAGGCTGAAGAAGAAGGAGTTAAATTCCTGTTTTTAGCTTCACCGCTGGAAGTAATCACCAATGCCGGCCGAGTTAAAGGGGTGAGGTTTATCCGTAACCGATTGGGCAAACCGGATGCTTCTGGCAGGCGGCAGCCTGAACCCATACCAGGCTCGGAGTTCGTCATAGACTGCGATATGATGGTGGCAGCGGTAGCTCTCGCTCCAGAAATATCTTTCCTGAGCCCTGATCACGGTCTGGTTATAACTCCCAGGGGCACTATCATGGTTGACCCCGATACACTGGCAACAAACCGCCCGGGCATATTTGCTGGTGGTGATGCCGTCTGGGGGCCCAGAGCTGTTATCCACGCTATCGCTGACGGTCGCCGGGCTGCCATTTCTATTGACCGTTATCTTCGCGGCTTACCGCTTAAGACCCCACGACAGGAAGCTCCCCCTCCAGTGGTAGAGCTCCCCGAGGAAGAATTGCGGGAACGGGTCTTGCGTAAAGAGATAAAACCTGCCAAGCGAGTTACCATACCCACCCTCAGCTTTGAAAAGCGCCTTAAAAGCTTTGAAGAGGTAGAGCTTACTCTTGACGAGGAAGCAGCGGTAGCTGAAGCTCTGCGCTGTCTGGCCTGTGCTATCTGTTCCGAGTGCTACCAGTGCGTGGAGGCCTGTCAGGCAAAAGCGGTAACACTGGAAACCCATCAAGCAGTAGACCGGATAGAAAAACTGGAAGTAGGAGCTGTGGTCCTGGCCCCTGGTTACAAACCCTTTGACCCCTCCGTTCTGGAAGAATACGGCTTTGGCCGTTTCCCCAACGTGGTAACTTCCATCCAGTTTGAGAGGCTTCTTTCTGCCTCCGGCCCCACTGAAGGCCACGTGGTTCGCCCTTCCGACGGCAGGAAAGCTAAGCGCATCGCCTGGCTCCAGTGCATCGGCTCCAGGGACCAGGAGCATGACTACTGTTCCTCAGCCTGCTGCATGTATGCCACTAAGCAGGCTATAATGGCCAAGGAACATGAGCCCGATACTTTCTGCCAGATTTTCCTGATGGATATGCGGGCCTTCGGTAAGGGTTACATGGCCTATTTCAACAGGGCCAAAAGCGAATACGGCATCGTTTACACCCGCAGCCGTATCTCAGCTCTGTTTGAGGATCCTCACACCAGGGATATCCTGATCCGCTATCAAGAAAACGGTAACTTCAGGGAAGAGCGCTTTGACCTTGTAGTGCTTTCGGTAGGGATGGAGATACCGGAAGATGTTAAGGAGCTGGCTCAAAGGCTCGGGATAAAGGTTAATGAATACGGCTTTGTGGAGAATTCCCTCTTTGATCCCCTCGGGACCGGAAGGGAAGGGATTTTCGCTTCGGGGGTCTTCTCCGGCCCTAAAGATATACCTTCATCGGTTGTAGATGGAAGCGCTGCGGCTGGGGCCATAGGTGAACTTCTGGCTTCGGCCAGGGGCACAGAGGTAGCTGTTCCTGTTTATCCTCCTGAGATTGATGTAAGTGGCCAGGAGCCCCGCATTGGAGTTTTTGTGTGCCACTGTGGCTCCAACATCGCCGGCTTCCTGGATGTGGAAGCGGTTACCGAATACGCTCGCACCCTTCCGGGGGTGGTATATGCCACCCACAACCTCTACACCTGTTCCCAGGATACCCAGGAGCTCATTAAGCAGGCCATCAAAGAGCACAACCTGAATCGGGTGGTGGTGGCTTCGTGCACCCCTCGCACTCACGAACCCCTATTCCAGGATACCATCCGCCAGGCGGGCCTTAACCCCTTCCTCTTTGAGATGGCCAACATCCGCGACCAGTGCTCGTGGGTTCACTCCCACCAATGGGAAGACGCCACTGAGAAGGCCAAGGACCTGGTAAGGATGTCTGTGGCAAGGGCTGCCAGGCTCGAGCCCCTCCACACTATAGACGTCCCGGTCCGCAAATCAGCTTTGGTCATAGGTGGCGGGGTGGCCGGTATGACGGCAGCTCTCTCCCTTGCGCGGCAGGGCTTCCCGGTTCACCTGGTGGAGAGGGAGAAAGAGCTGGGTGGCAACCTCCGCCGCATCCACTACATCCTTGAAGGTGAAGACCCCCAGGCTTTCCTGGAAAAACTTGTGGCTGAAGTAACTTCCAATCCCCTCATAACGGTACACCTCAACACCAGAGTGGTAGAACATTCGGGGTTTGTCGGAAACTTCTTTGCTGTGCTGGAGGGCCCGGATGGGCAACGCTTCCACCTTGAGCATGGAGTCACAATTGTGGCCACGGGTGGTGTGGAGAACAAGCCCCAATCTTATTTTTACGGGCAGCATCCATCTGTCCTTACCCAGCAGGAACTGGAGGAGAAGCTCGCCCGGGGAGAAATCCCTTATGGGCCTGTGGTGATGGTTCAGTGCGCTGATGACCTGGCCGAGAAATATTGCTCGGGCATATGCTGCACTCAGGCCCTTAAGAATGCCCTCAAGCTCAAAGAACTTCAGTTTGATATCCCCATCTACATCCTCCACAGGGATATAAGGGTCTATGGCTTGAGGGAGCGCTATTACACCCTGGCCCGCAGGAAAGGGGTTCTCTTTATCCGTTACGATGAAGCTTTGAAGCCTCAGGTGGAGCCCGATGGAGATGGAACTCTGAGAGTTCGCGTGAGGGATGCAGAAATTGGGGAAGAAATGGAGCTCAGGGCAAACCCGCTGGTCCTGAGCACCGGGGTTGTGCCTTCGGAGGGAGTGGAAGAGCTGGGCAAAATCCTTAAAGTTCCCCTCATGCCCGAGGGTTTCTTCTGGGAGGCTCACATAAAGCTTCGCCCTGTGGATTTTGCCTCGGATGGGATTTTCATGGCCGGGGTTGCCCACTGGCCCAAGCATCTGGATGAAACCATAGTTCAGGCCAAAGCTGCAGCGGCTCGCGCTGCCACCATCCTGGCTCAGGATACGCTAAAGGTGGGTGGCATCGTAGCGGTGGTGAGCCCTGAGAAATGCACGGCTTGCCTCACCTGTGTCCGGGTTTGCCCATACAATGTCCCGCGGATTGAGCCCGCGCTTGTGGGGGCTGGTGGTATAAAGGGTGCGGCTTACATTGAGCCAGCCCAGTGCCATGGCTGTGGCATCTGTGTCGCTGAATGCCCGGCCAAAGCAATACAGCTTATGCATTACAGGGATGACCAGATTGAGGCCAAAGTGGAGGCCCTATTTGAAGTCACATTGCAGTGAGGTAAAGCTATGCCCGATTTTGAGCCCATAATTGTGACTTTTGCCTGCCACTATTGCGCCTACGGTGCTGCTGACCTGGCAGGGGTGATGCGGCTTCAATACCCTGCTTCCATCCGCATCGTGAAAGTCCCCTGCACCGGCAGAGTGGATGTCCACCACATCCTCACGGCCTTTGAGAAAGGGGCCGATGGGGTGATAGTGGCGGGATGCAGGATAGGGGACTGCCACTTCCAGGATGGGAATGTAAAGGCCACGAGAAGAGTTCAATACGCCAAAAAGCTCTTGAAAGAAATAGGCCTTGACGAAGAGCGCCTTGATATGTATTATATGTCTTCGGCCGAAGGGGCCCGTTTTGCGGAAGTAGCGGCCGAGATGACGGAGAAGATAAAGAACCTCGGGCCCAATCCATTGCGCAAGGAGGCCAGGAAATGATAATTGCTGACCGCAAGCCTTTTGAGGAAATAAAAGCAATGGTAGCCCCCTTTAACCGCATTTTGGTCCTGGGCTGTGGGACATGCGTAACGGTGGATTTTTCGGGAGGAGAGAAGCAGGTGGGCATCCTGGCTGCCGAACTGAGGATGGCCCGCCAGTTGGAAGGGAAACCGCTGGAAACAGTGGAATATACTGTTCAGCGCCAATGCGAATGGGAATTCATAGACCCTATTGCTGAGATGGTGCGCGGGGTGGATGCGGTGCTCTCCATGGCCTGTGGGGTTGGCGTCCAGGCCATGGCCGAGCGCTACCCCGATAAGATAATCCTGCCGGCCCTCAATACCGTGATGATGGGAATGCCCATAGAGGCCGGGGTTTTCGTGGAGCGGTGTGCCGGATGCGGCAATTGCGTCCTGGCTATCACCGGAGGCATATGCCCCATCGCCCGCTGCTCCAAAAACCTCCTCAACGGCCCGTGTGGTGGTTCCCAGAACGGCAAATGCGAAGTCAACCCTGAGATAGAATGCGCCTGGCAGTTGATTTATGAAAAGCTCAAATCTATGGGCCGACTGGATGTTCTGCTGGAGATTGTGGAGCCAAAGGACTGGCGCCCTGCCGGCGGTGGTGGTCCAAGGAAAATCCTTAGGGAAGAGGTTATGATTGAAAAGGTAGAGGTGTGAGAGGAAAGGGGGTCTGGTGAAGCCTGAATTCGCGCAGGGTATGATAGACCACCTGAGGGAGAATGTGAGTAAGCTTGGGGCTTACATTGACCTCTTAGGATGAGTTTCTGATGTTAAGGCTGTGAAACAGAGTCTCAGAAGAACGCGGAAGATTTTGAGCGCTTTGCGGGCTACATCTTTAGAGCCTTTAAGGAGGAGCTGACAAAATGAGCGAACGTGCTCCCGTTAGCCGGCTTGAGAAAATTCTGACCAAAGGAATTTTTGCGGTTACAGGCGAATTGGGGCCACCTAAAGGTGCTGATCGCTCCGTTATTGAACACAAAGCCCAGTACCTCAAAGGCGTGGTGGACGCTGTCAACATAACCGACTGCCAGACGGCAGTAGTGCGGATGTGTTCTATGGCTGTGGCCAAGATCCTCCTGGAGCTCGGCATAGAGCCCACCATGCAGATGACCTGCCGTGACCGCAACCGTATTGCTATCCAGAGCGACCTTCTCGGAGCCTATGCTCTGGGCATCCGGAACATCCTGGCCCTTACCGGTGACCACCAGAGCTTCGGCAACCACCCCGAAGCCAAAGGGGTATTTGACCTGGATTCTATCCAG includes these proteins:
- a CDS encoding hydrogenase iron-sulfur subunit, giving the protein MPDFEPIIVTFACHYCAYGAADLAGVMRLQYPASIRIVKVPCTGRVDVHHILTAFEKGADGVIVAGCRIGDCHFQDGNVKATRRVQYAKKLLKEIGLDEERLDMYYMSSAEGARFAEVAAEMTEKIKNLGPNPLRKEARK
- a CDS encoding methylenetetrahydrofolate reductase C-terminal domain-containing protein, with translation MIIADRKPFEEIKAMVAPFNRILVLGCGTCVTVDFSGGEKQVGILAAELRMARQLEGKPLETVEYTVQRQCEWEFIDPIAEMVRGVDAVLSMACGVGVQAMAERYPDKIILPALNTVMMGMPIEAGVFVERCAGCGNCVLAITGGICPIARCSKNLLNGPCGGSQNGKCEVNPEIECAWQLIYEKLKSMGRLDVLLEIVEPKDWRPAGGGGPRKILREEVMIEKVEV
- a CDS encoding FAD-dependent oxidoreductase, whose translation is MPEVKGSVLVVGGGVAGIRAASDLTAAGFKVYLLDKDSAIGGKMAQLDKTFPTNDCAMCILSPWLVDIGRNLNIEIITNADLLSLEGKPGRFIATIRRRPRYVDEAKCTACGDCTKVCPITVPDEYNAGFAQRRAIYKLYPQAVPNAFAVSKLGISPCKNACPAETSAQGYIALITQRRYKEALEVIKQYNPFPATVGRVCTHPCEDACNRGKVDEPIAICALKRFVADYVYEHFGDEPVSKIEIPPDAPKVAVVGSGPAGLSCAHQLVRMGYRVTVFEALPVPGGMMRVGIPPFRLPREILEREINNIIAQGVELKLNHPVRDINSLFEQGYKAVFLAIGAHEPQELGIPGEDAAGVYHGVPLLRAINLDEKIELGHRAVVIGGGNTALDVSRTLRRLGVEEVIVVYRRSREEMPANPEEVRQAEEEGVKFLFLASPLEVITNAGRVKGVRFIRNRLGKPDASGRRQPEPIPGSEFVIDCDMMVAAVALAPEISFLSPDHGLVITPRGTIMVDPDTLATNRPGIFAGGDAVWGPRAVIHAIADGRRAAISIDRYLRGLPLKTPRQEAPPPVVELPEEELRERVLRKEIKPAKRVTIPTLSFEKRLKSFEEVELTLDEEAAVAEALRCLACAICSECYQCVEACQAKAVTLETHQAVDRIEKLEVGAVVLAPGYKPFDPSVLEEYGFGRFPNVVTSIQFERLLSASGPTEGHVVRPSDGRKAKRIAWLQCIGSRDQEHDYCSSACCMYATKQAIMAKEHEPDTFCQIFLMDMRAFGKGYMAYFNRAKSEYGIVYTRSRISALFEDPHTRDILIRYQENGNFREERFDLVVLSVGMEIPEDVKELAQRLGIKVNEYGFVENSLFDPLGTGREGIFASGVFSGPKDIPSSVVDGSAAAGAIGELLASARGTEVAVPVYPPEIDVSGQEPRIGVFVCHCGSNIAGFLDVEAVTEYARTLPGVVYATHNLYTCSQDTQELIKQAIKEHNLNRVVVASCTPRTHEPLFQDTIRQAGLNPFLFEMANIRDQCSWVHSHQWEDATEKAKDLVRMSVARAARLEPLHTIDVPVRKSALVIGGGVAGMTAALSLARQGFPVHLVEREKELGGNLRRIHYILEGEDPQAFLEKLVAEVTSNPLITVHLNTRVVEHSGFVGNFFAVLEGPDGQRFHLEHGVTIVATGGVENKPQSYFYGQHPSVLTQQELEEKLARGEIPYGPVVMVQCADDLAEKYCSGICCTQALKNALKLKELQFDIPIYILHRDIRVYGLRERYYTLARRKGVLFIRYDEALKPQVEPDGDGTLRVRVRDAEIGEEMELRANPLVLSTGVVPSEGVEELGKILKVPLMPEGFFWEAHIKLRPVDFASDGIFMAGVAHWPKHLDETIVQAKAAAARAATILAQDTLKVGGIVAVVSPEKCTACLTCVRVCPYNVPRIEPALVGAGGIKGAAYIEPAQCHGCGICVAECPAKAIQLMHYRDDQIEAKVEALFEVTLQ